The Oceanibaculum indicum P24 genome has a window encoding:
- a CDS encoding P22 phage major capsid protein family protein, with product MANSLGAYNATFFAQEALIQLEKALGLASRVYRGYEAERASYGLGDTVNVPVPSSFAAQDHAPGSGSSAQDIDAGTVPIRLDRHKEVKFAVSDRDLAYASERIIDDHLRPAAYALADAIDQDLCGLYRFVPWAVDVTGSAGAGWVTAPRRRLRELLVPVDDGNLHLMVDPAIEQDFLGLDIFHAALVTGGTANQDTLLRGSLGTRFGAEIFVNQNVRPHASGTLISAGSDVDGVLDSAVAQGAASLSVDGFAAGATVTAGDSFVIEGHAQRYVVTADATLSDGAGTLSIHPAAVTDYANGAVVSFEDGTGSAAGSFSANLMFHRNFAALVLAPLPATGDGRGAQIESVTDPVTGLSLRARMWYDGDTATNYVALDVLYGLTVLDGNLAVRLRRPLS from the coding sequence ATGGCCAATTCGCTTGGCGCCTATAACGCCACCTTCTTCGCGCAGGAAGCGCTGATCCAGCTGGAAAAGGCGCTGGGTCTCGCCAGCCGCGTCTATCGCGGCTATGAGGCGGAGCGCGCCAGTTACGGACTTGGCGACACGGTGAATGTGCCCGTACCCTCCAGCTTCGCGGCGCAGGACCATGCGCCGGGCAGCGGCAGCAGCGCGCAGGATATTGACGCCGGTACGGTGCCGATCCGCCTCGACCGCCACAAGGAGGTGAAGTTCGCCGTCTCCGACCGCGACCTCGCCTACGCCTCGGAGCGCATCATCGACGACCATCTGCGCCCCGCCGCCTATGCGCTGGCCGACGCCATCGACCAGGATCTGTGCGGCCTGTACCGCTTCGTGCCCTGGGCGGTGGATGTCACCGGCAGCGCCGGGGCCGGCTGGGTGACGGCGCCGCGCCGCCGCCTGCGCGAGCTGCTGGTGCCGGTCGATGACGGCAATCTGCATCTGATGGTCGATCCCGCCATCGAGCAGGATTTCCTCGGCCTCGACATCTTCCACGCGGCGCTGGTCACCGGCGGCACGGCGAACCAGGACACGCTGCTGCGCGGCAGCCTGGGCACCCGCTTCGGCGCGGAGATTTTCGTGAACCAGAATGTCCGGCCGCATGCCTCGGGCACGCTGATCTCGGCAGGCAGCGATGTGGACGGCGTGCTGGACAGCGCGGTGGCGCAGGGCGCTGCCAGCCTGTCGGTGGACGGCTTCGCCGCCGGGGCCACGGTGACGGCCGGCGACAGCTTCGTCATCGAGGGCCATGCCCAGCGCTATGTCGTCACGGCGGATGCCACGCTTTCCGATGGCGCCGGTACGCTCTCCATCCACCCCGCCGCCGTGACGGACTACGCCAATGGCGCGGTCGTCAGCTTCGAGGATGGGACCGGCAGTGCGGCGGGCAGCTTCAGCGCCAATCTGATGTTCCACCGCAATTTCGCGGCCCTGGTGCTGGCCCCGCTGCCGGCCACCGGCGACGGCCGCGGCGCGCAGATCGAGAGCGTCACCGACCCGGTGACCGGCCTCAGCCTTCGCGCCCGCATGTGGTACGACGGCGACACGGCGACCAACTATGTCGCCCTCGACGTGCTGTATGGCCTCACCGTGCTGGACGGCAACCTCGCGGTGCGGCTGCGCCGGCCGCTGAGCTAG
- a CDS encoding DnaT-like ssDNA-binding protein, giving the protein MSLIVELGGGDNPAANAYADLGFANAHHALRGRDGWAEASEAARTAALLAATLHLDSAFAWKGSRKHPSQPLAWPRRGARDEEGALLTLVPDVVRRACAELALRALDGPLTPDIAPGGQPLREKAGEVEIAYAPGASPLPRHPAIERMLAGLVRPPEPLERA; this is encoded by the coding sequence ATGAGCCTTATCGTGGAGCTGGGCGGCGGGGACAATCCCGCCGCCAACGCCTATGCCGATCTCGGTTTCGCCAACGCGCATCACGCGCTGCGTGGCCGGGACGGCTGGGCGGAGGCGAGCGAGGCGGCACGCACCGCCGCCCTCCTCGCCGCCACCCTGCATCTCGACAGCGCCTTCGCCTGGAAGGGCAGCCGCAAGCACCCATCCCAGCCGCTGGCCTGGCCGCGCCGCGGCGCCCGCGACGAGGAAGGCGCCTTGCTGACGCTGGTGCCCGATGTGGTGCGCCGGGCCTGTGCCGAGCTGGCCCTGCGCGCGCTCGACGGGCCGCTCACCCCCGATATCGCGCCCGGCGGACAGCCGCTGCGCGAGAAGGCGGGGGAGGTGGAGATCGCCTATGCCCCCGGCGCCTCTCCGCTTCCCCGCCACCCCGCCATCGAGCGGATGCTGGCCGGCCTCGTGCGCCCGCCGGAGCCGCTGGAACGCGCCTAG